A part of Salmo trutta chromosome 15, fSalTru1.1, whole genome shotgun sequence genomic DNA contains:
- the LOC115148983 gene encoding neurite extension and migration factor-like: MDVFQEANFSVLAPNLEQINKQDENESHIQDSNLQPDSTAISPTANQPKGGHESERTSLNPFSPLSPTETSEPSITTTTTDDSSSIHAISLTSSCTTKEVSPWALPEDCSNKAAFTIMEIGSVSALSGGDCLMPQSRTCLGCFIETKDATEPEPGLDLGRDYDPCPVSCPDMAMQCMSSGDGIRYGDQLLSDQLLSYPEHKIRAEEKTDDEKSAEDSDSEDATSKSIYEGLLLDKCNGEEALLANSSQDWGCFESFISESKIELLDLCSKNELSVNLFSEEDVDNYMFDDEDEDSTLGSDVCSLKIRYESFQDNVREKTNPIQEETQFNFFPSVVAKKEGEGAVKKGAEGAQVKGEIVEVWAAGEKVDKNNSSSFAEVTPNVSPESSYLFDFNNSTVDSGEYSDDSSCTGSSLDTCQTKQKHCFLSRENSSSSSQLSYGLRSKRKVRYSDDYLYDVDSIESERNTEKKDKQTVGPKKEEDDDWCPKKRRKSSRKEPPVIIKYIIINRFKGEKHMLLKLGKIDTSETTVSLSKDLVHKYQRMAPLKDYWQKRRQEMQEQRMLAAGDKRTFPNGCRRSLNSSLTKRKYRIANRVRIQRIHAVKLSPNHTDHKQEVGAAEDEAACTDMESITTTTSDCAARLDQGSVTGKSRSLEREGKRLGNKTVQIRKFKSEARLRLKRMNEAQQEDGKTVIQLQEVGPLSPNQHPDIVYSTAGSPQICDDSTVSVDPNEKSTFIPAPCSPSSTMTHPVNVNSGLHVIPGGYLQTLLEASDSSSNTGLTYYSQQHQQHPRQQFPHGLSQEENPFTNLQLAQSCVLSPPSESELQQSPSNCSNQMEPNFTHTSWQSEGKHLSFTPDIKSEPSGFSSTISLPMTNNLPLSGYSQVNVDGNRLLYDKAYLPEEPPGLDSGLQVSQSAKEEQVQFHRVTLNTENGRLASYDSMSSLSATSSNYSSMSLKSCEKESEEDVNENFLAHCSPKLVIQQSTDEITPLRESTDLLDISNFTPDKFRHSPLSEMSPPDTPNLSPQVMGTEMMESLGKAREFQGETGDMTLSATPDGTKWDCNVLPTQNHDGRAINNHQFQFHTFNDNDGTGKIDGPNVFDEQPESIGGRTKGPKSKRKATSKQKSKAPRAPKTEKNKAPRQNSSSSKKLKALLDAKANAKGEESEGLAGLSEDWPLPEEHGGGWADGNNNSPMDDDQREFEEPSNILSNIASGMAEVQRFMKVSIEPLWDPMSGLCQPPDANSLKTKTLKILAGTTANVRKKGGYTTSPVAGRGRKATGMGAKNQAKLIPSNPFFPPLMLDCNMFNKSSLGIPGICGPAHKKMYRHKTGAKFARDENNTGKRDSSKNVALMASYEKLR, encoded by the exons ATGGATGTTTTTCAAGAAGCCAACTTTTCTGTGCTGGCTCCAAACCTGGAACAGATCAACAAACAGGATGAGAATG AATCACACATCCAGGACAGTAATCTGCAGCCAGACAGCACCGCCATCTCACCTACAGCCAATCAACCAAAAGGAGGCCATGAGAGTGAGAGGACCTCACTGAACCCATTCTCACCCCTCAGCCCAACAGAGACCTCTGAGCCcagcatcaccaccactaccactgaTGACTCCTCTTCCATCCATGCCATCTCCCTCACCTCCTCTTGCACAACAAAAGAGGTGAGTCCCTGGGCTCTTCCAGAGGACTGTAGTAACAAAGCAGCTTTCACAATAATGGAGATAGGGAGTGTATCAGCCCTGTCTGGAGGAGACTGCCTCATGCCACAAAGCCGCACATGCCTGGGCTGTTTCATCGAGACCAAGGACGCTACAGAGCCTGAGCCAGGGCTGGACCTGGGCCGGGACTATGAcccctgtcctgtctcctgtcctgACATGGCCATGCAGTGCATGAGTTCTGGGGATGGTATCCGCTACGGGGATCAGCTGCTCTCAGACCAGCTCCTCAGCTACCCAGAGCACAAGATCAGGGCAGAGGAGAAGACAGATGATGAGAAGTCAGCAGAGGACAGCGACTCGGAGGACGCCACGTCGAAGAGTATCTACGAAGGCCTGCTCCTGGACAAGTGCAATGGTGAGGAGGCTCTACTGGCCAACTCCAGCCAGGACTGGGGCTGCTTTGAGTCCTTTATCAGCGAGAGTAAGATCGAGCTGCTGGACCTCTGCTCTAAGAACGAGCTCTCTGTCAACCTCTTCTCAGAAGAGGACGTAGACAACTACATGTTTGATGATGAGGACGAGGACTCCACCCTGGGCAGTGACGTGTGCTCGCTGAAGATCCGCTACGAGTCCTTCCAGGACAACGTCCGAGAAAAGACCAACCCCATTCAGGAGGAAACCCAGTTCAACTTCTTCCCAAGTGTCGTGGCCAAAAAGGAGGGTGAGGGAGCAGTGAAGAAGGGAGCTGAAGGGGCACAGGTGAAGGGAGAGATAGTTGAAGTCTGGGCTGCTGGAGAAAAGGTTGACAAAAACAACAGCAGCAGCTTTGCTGAGGTGACGCCGAATGTCAGTCCAGAGAGCAGCTACCTGTTTGACTTCAACAATTCCACAGTGGACTCTGGAGAGTACAGCGATGACAGCTCCTGTACTGGATCCTCCCTGGACACCTGCCAGACCAAACAGAAACACTGCTTCCTCTCCAGGGAGAACTCCAGCTCCTCCAGCCAGCTGAGCTATGGGCTGAGGTCCAAGAGAAAAGTCAGATACAGCGACGACTATCTGTACGACGTGGATTCTATCGAGAGCGAGAGGAACACAGAGAAAAAAGACAAGCAGACGGTGGGTCCAAAAAAAGAGGAGGATGATGACTGGTGTCCAAAGAAGAGGAGAAAATCCTCACGAaaagagcctccagtgataatcaaaTACATCATCATAAACCGATTTAAAGGGGAGAAGCACATGTTATTAAAGCTTGGCAAAATTGACACATCAGAGACAACAGTAAGCTTAAGTAAGGACTTAGTTCATAAGTACCAGAGAATGGCTCCTCTGAAAGACTACTGGCAAAAGAGGCGCCAGGAAATGCAGGAGCAGCGCATGCTGGCTGCTGGTGATAAAAGAACATTTCCAAATGGCTGCAGGCGTTCCCTTAATTCGAGCCTGACAAAACGAAAATACAGGATTGCAAATAGAGTCCGGATTCAAAGAATTCACGCTGTAAAGCTCTCGCCAAACCACACCGATCACAAGCAAGAGGTGGGCGCAGCTGAGGATGAAGCTGCCTGTACAGATATGGAATCTATAACAACAACGACCTCTGACTGTGCTGCTAGATTAGACCAAGGCAGTGTGACAGGAAAAAGCAGATCgctagagagggaggggaaaagaCTTGGGAATAAGACTGTGCAAATAAGGAAATTTAAAAGCGAGGCCAGACTGAGGTTGAAAAGAATGAACGAGGCTCAGCAGGAGGATGGTAAAACTGTGATACAGCTACAAGAGGTTGGCCCACTATCCCCAAATCAGCACCCTGACATAGTTTACTCCACTGCAGGCAGCCCCCAGATTTGTGATGACTCCACTGTCAGTGTCGACCCCAATGAAAAGTCCACTTTTATACCAGCCCCCTGCTCCCCTTCCAGTACAATGACCCATCCTGTAAATGTGAATAGTGGTCTACATGTCATCCCTGGAGGCTACCTGCAGACATTACTAGAGGCCTCTGACTCATCCAGTAACACTGGGCTGACATATTACTCCCAGCAGCATCAGCAGCATCCCCGACAGCAGTTTCCTCATGGCCTCTCCCAGGAGGAGAATCCATTCACTAACCTACAGCTGGCCCAGAGCTGTGTTCTATCCCCACCCTCAGAGTCTGAGCTCCAACAATCCCCCTCTAACTGCTCCAATCAGATGGAGCCAAACTTCACTCACACATCATGGCAGTCTGAAGGTAAGCATTTATCATTTACACCTGATATTAAATCTGAACCTTCTGGCTTTTCCAGCACCATTTCTTTGCCAATGACAAACAACTTGCCGTTGTCAGGATATAGTCAAGTCAATGTAGATGGCAACAGACTGCTGTATGATAAGGCATATTTGCCTGAGGAGCCACCAGGACTAGACTCAGGCCtacaagtcagccagtcagctaaaGAGGAACAAGTGCAGTTCCATAGAGTCACTCTAAACACAGAGAACGGCAGGCTGGCCAGCTATGACTCTATGAGTTCACTGTCTGCCACCTCCAGCAACTACAGCTCTATGAGTCTCAAGTCctgtgagaaagagagtgaagagGATGTGAACGAGAACTTCTTGGCCCACTGCAGTCCCAAACTGGTGATCCAACAAAGTACCGATGAAATCACTCCCCTCAGGGAGTCTACAGACCTACTGGACATCTCCAACTTCACCCCCGATAAGTTCAGGCACTCGCCGTTGTCAGAGATGTCGCCACCTGACACACCAAATCTCTCCCCACAGGTGATGGGGACAGAAATGATGGAAAGCCTAGGAAAGGCCAGGGAGTttcagggagagacaggagacatgACTCTCTCAGCTACACCTGATGGGACTAAGTGGGACTGTAATGTCCTGCCAACACAAAACCATGATGGCAGAGCGATAAACAATCATCAGTTCCAGTTCCATACTTTCAATGACAATGACGGCACAGGTAAGATTGATGGCCCCAACGTCTTTGATGAGCAGCCCGAATCCATCGGAGGTCGAACTAAAGGTCCCAAGTCAAAAAGGAAAGCAACCAGTAAACAGAAAAGCAAGGCTCCAAGGGCCCCCAAGACAGAGAAGAACAAAGCCCCTAGACAGAATTCTAGTTCATCCAAAAAGCTAAAAGCCCTGCTTGATGCAAAGGCAAATGCAAAAGGTGAAGAAAGTGAAGGCCTTGCTGGACTGTCAGAAGACTGGCCTTTACCGGAGGAGCATGGTGGGGGCTGGGCAGACGGCAACAACAACAGTCCTATGGATGACGACCAGCGAGAGTTTGAAGAGCCCTCCAACATCCTGTCCAACATAGCCTCTGGGATGGCAGAGGTCCAGAGATTTATGAAGGTGTCAATCGAGCCACTGTGGGACCCCATGTCTGGACTCTGTCAGCCTCCAGATGCCAACAGCCTTAAAACTAAGACACTTAAAATCCTGGCGGGAACAACAGCTAACGTCAGGAAAAAGGGTGGTTATACCACCTCCCCTGTGGCAGGAAGGGGCAGGAAGGCAACTGGCATGGGagccaaaaaccaagccaagttAATTCCTTCAAACCCCTTCTTCCCCCCTCTCATGCTGGACTGCAACATGTTCAACAAGTCCAGCCTCGGTATACCTGGCATCTGTGGGCCCGCACACAAAAAAATGTACCGTCACAAAACCGGTGCAAAATTTGCTCGAGACGAAAACAATACAGGGAAGCGGGACTCGAGCAAGAACGTAGCTCTGATGGCCTCTTATGAGAAACTGAGGTAA